One Rhipicephalus microplus isolate Deutch F79 unplaced genomic scaffold, USDA_Rmic scaffold_12, whole genome shotgun sequence DNA segment encodes these proteins:
- the LOC142783792 gene encoding uncharacterized protein LOC142783792 isoform X2: MPGQYVVVLFPEEDDTSGIILKSWLKGDGCLWPRQTKYVHSLLKAKATPGADWIEVPCTVVREFDTYAEARANLPRVENGSNLDGEAELGKGRRKKNKRSYESEDDEGAPSPPASMIRRRKHKRPRNLENRPLPTQPRSLEHEGYADKAGRQPLQQHRTTGQEGALLTRSNISEVPAFDSSSPAGIRPSQRAPSPRMASPEGQNVYRGSYSNNCRPLDNLEGPPFQQHYSSQQGASWTAPNNCHEPGLGFPSTSSMPAQRAGYNEGQNVIRNSPTSRHTPSNSPSTRSIPFGTAHNNTHGSSLGFPSSNRSSPPEYVRQLMRISQTILMRLEQLGRQVDAMQQHLFNTTVRLQDETNDDVVLTPVKDIDQFLSLEGRLAADGNIKLKLIQQLAGLGGSTFGAAARRMLELLLSLEVAVQFSWAGQKGKRKFVDLGVTDVICKAVRRNFPETKKNDIECVIKVWLRHAGEKLQKQRLRTSRTHHEECLQSVALSSPSDEDL, translated from the exons atgccag GTCAATACGTTGTCGTTCTCTTCCCAGAAGAGGATGATACATCTGGGATCATCCTCAAAAGTTGGCTGAAAGGCGACGGCTGCCTGTGGCCTCGACAAACTAAATATGTACATAgtttgttgaaggcgaaagcgaCTCCAGGGGCTGACTGGATAGAAGTGCCTTGCACTGTTGTCCGAGAATTTG ATACATATGCCGAAGCACGGGCAAATCTGCCAAGGGTAGAAAATGGATCCAACTTGGACGGCGAGGCAGAACTTGGgaaaggcagaagaaaaaaaaataagagatccTATGAGTCTGAAGATGATGAAGGGGCACCATCACCTCCAGCTTCAATGATAAGAC GGAGAAAACACAAGCGACCAAGAAATTTAGAGAATCGGCCACTGCCCACCCAGCCACGGTCATTGGAACATGAAG GGTATGCAGACAAGGCAGGGCGGCAACCACTGCAGCAGCATCGCACCACAGGCCAGGAAGGGGCTTTAT TGACTAGATCCAATATCAGTGAAGTGCCTGCGTTCGACTCCAGTTCACCAGCAGGCATTAGGCCATCACAAAGAGCCCCTTCACCGAGAATGGCATCACCTGAGGGTCAAAATGTTTACAGAGGTTCATACAGCAACAACTGCAGACCTCTGG ACAATCTTGAAGGGCCACCATTTCAGCAGCATTACAGCAGTCAGCAAGGGGCTTCAT GGACTGCACCCAATAATTGCCACGAGCCTGGCTTAGGCTTTCCCTCAACATCATCTATGCCTGCTCAGAGAGCAGGATATAATGAGGGGCAAAATGTCATCAGGAATTCTCCTACCAGTAGACACACACCTTCCAATTCCCCTAGCACTAGAAGCATACCTTTTG GGACTGCACACAATAATACCCATGGGTCTTCATTAGGCTTCCCCTCTAGCAATAGAAGCTCACCTCCTG AATACGTGCGTCAACTCATGCGAATTTCGCAAACTATCCTGATGAGGCTAGAGCAGCTGGGACGACAGGTTGATGCCATGCAGCAGCACCTTTTCAACACAACAGTGAGGCTTCAAGATGAGACAAATGATGATGTGGTTTTGACACCGGTCAAGGATATTGACCAATTTCTAAGTCTTGAGGGGAGACTTGCTGCTGATGGCAACATTAAGCTAAAGCTT ATACAGCAGCTTGCTGGCCTTGGTGGCTCAACTTTTGGGgcagcagccaggaggatgctggAGCTTCTGCTAAGCCTTGAGGTTGCTGTGCAGTTCAGCTGGGCAGGCCAAAAAGGCAAAAGGAAGTTTGTGGATCTAGGTGTCACAGATGTCATTTGCA aggccgtgaggcgaaattttccggaaacaaaaaaaaatgacatcgagtgtgtgattaaagtgtggcttcggcatgctggggaaaagctccagaagcagcgcttaagaacttctcgcactcaccatgagg aatgtcttcaaagtgtcgcgttgtcaagcccatcggatgaagacctctga
- the LOC142783792 gene encoding uncharacterized protein LOC142783792 isoform X3 — protein MPGQYVVVLFPEEDDTSGIILKSWLKGDGCLWPRQTKYVHSLLKAKATPGADWIEVPCTVVREFDTYAEARANLPRVENGSNLDGEAELGKGRRKKNKRSYESEDDEGAPSPPASMIRRRKHKRPRNLENRPLPTQPRSLEHEGYADKAGRQPLQQHRTTGQEGALLTRSNISEVPAFDSSSPAGIRPSQRAPSPRMASPEGQNVYRGSYSNNCRPLDNLEGPPFQQHYSSQQGASWTAPNNCHEPGLGFPSTSSMPAQRAGYNEGQNVIRNSPTSRHTPSNSPSTRSIPFEYVRQLMRISQTILMRLEQLGRQVDAMQQHLFNTTVRLQDETNDDVVLTPVKDIDQFLSLEGRLAADGNIKLKLIQQLAGLGGSTFGAAARRMLELLLSLEVAVQFSWAGQKGKRKFVDLGVTDVICKAVRRNFPETKKNDIECVIKVWLRHAGEKLQKQRLRTSRTHHEECLQSVALSSPSDEDL, from the exons atgccag GTCAATACGTTGTCGTTCTCTTCCCAGAAGAGGATGATACATCTGGGATCATCCTCAAAAGTTGGCTGAAAGGCGACGGCTGCCTGTGGCCTCGACAAACTAAATATGTACATAgtttgttgaaggcgaaagcgaCTCCAGGGGCTGACTGGATAGAAGTGCCTTGCACTGTTGTCCGAGAATTTG ATACATATGCCGAAGCACGGGCAAATCTGCCAAGGGTAGAAAATGGATCCAACTTGGACGGCGAGGCAGAACTTGGgaaaggcagaagaaaaaaaaataagagatccTATGAGTCTGAAGATGATGAAGGGGCACCATCACCTCCAGCTTCAATGATAAGAC GGAGAAAACACAAGCGACCAAGAAATTTAGAGAATCGGCCACTGCCCACCCAGCCACGGTCATTGGAACATGAAG GGTATGCAGACAAGGCAGGGCGGCAACCACTGCAGCAGCATCGCACCACAGGCCAGGAAGGGGCTTTAT TGACTAGATCCAATATCAGTGAAGTGCCTGCGTTCGACTCCAGTTCACCAGCAGGCATTAGGCCATCACAAAGAGCCCCTTCACCGAGAATGGCATCACCTGAGGGTCAAAATGTTTACAGAGGTTCATACAGCAACAACTGCAGACCTCTGG ACAATCTTGAAGGGCCACCATTTCAGCAGCATTACAGCAGTCAGCAAGGGGCTTCAT GGACTGCACCCAATAATTGCCACGAGCCTGGCTTAGGCTTTCCCTCAACATCATCTATGCCTGCTCAGAGAGCAGGATATAATGAGGGGCAAAATGTCATCAGGAATTCTCCTACCAGTAGACACACACCTTCCAATTCCCCTAGCACTAGAAGCATACCTTTTG AATACGTGCGTCAACTCATGCGAATTTCGCAAACTATCCTGATGAGGCTAGAGCAGCTGGGACGACAGGTTGATGCCATGCAGCAGCACCTTTTCAACACAACAGTGAGGCTTCAAGATGAGACAAATGATGATGTGGTTTTGACACCGGTCAAGGATATTGACCAATTTCTAAGTCTTGAGGGGAGACTTGCTGCTGATGGCAACATTAAGCTAAAGCTT ATACAGCAGCTTGCTGGCCTTGGTGGCTCAACTTTTGGGgcagcagccaggaggatgctggAGCTTCTGCTAAGCCTTGAGGTTGCTGTGCAGTTCAGCTGGGCAGGCCAAAAAGGCAAAAGGAAGTTTGTGGATCTAGGTGTCACAGATGTCATTTGCA aggccgtgaggcgaaattttccggaaacaaaaaaaaatgacatcgagtgtgtgattaaagtgtggcttcggcatgctggggaaaagctccagaagcagcgcttaagaacttctcgcactcaccatgagg aatgtcttcaaagtgtcgcgttgtcaagcccatcggatgaagacctctga
- the LOC142783792 gene encoding uncharacterized protein LOC142783792 isoform X4, whose translation MQGLQVFRSHEETMENLSNLHMTILLSHYPLIFSCLCFLTGYADKAGRQPLQQHRTTGQEGALLTRSNISEVPAFDSSSPAGIRPSQRAPSPRMASPEGQNVYRGSYSNNCRPLDNLEGPPFQQHYSSQQGASWTAPNNCHEPGLGFPSTSSMPAQRAGYNEGQNVIRNSPTSRHTPSNSPSTRSIPFEHADNLERQVLQQHNSSQQGPSWTAHNNTHGSSLGFPSSNRSSPPEYVRQLMRISQTILMRLEQLGRQVDAMQQHLFNTTVRLQDETNDDVVLTPVKDIDQFLSLEGRLAADGNIKLKLIQQLAGLGGSTFGAAARRMLELLLSLEVAVQFSWAGQKGKRKFVDLGVTDVICKAVRRNFPETKKNDIECVIKVWLRHAGEKLQKQRLRTSRTHHEECLQSVALSSPSDEDL comes from the exons ATGCAAGGTTTGCAGGTTTTCAGGAGCCATGAAGAAACAATGgaaaatttgtctaatcttcacaTGACTATTCTACTGTCCCATTACCCGCTGATTTTTTCTTGCCTCTGTTTTCTAACAGGGTATGCAGACAAGGCAGGGCGGCAACCACTGCAGCAGCATCGCACCACAGGCCAGGAAGGGGCTTTAT TGACTAGATCCAATATCAGTGAAGTGCCTGCGTTCGACTCCAGTTCACCAGCAGGCATTAGGCCATCACAAAGAGCCCCTTCACCGAGAATGGCATCACCTGAGGGTCAAAATGTTTACAGAGGTTCATACAGCAACAACTGCAGACCTCTGG ACAATCTTGAAGGGCCACCATTTCAGCAGCATTACAGCAGTCAGCAAGGGGCTTCAT GGACTGCACCCAATAATTGCCACGAGCCTGGCTTAGGCTTTCCCTCAACATCATCTATGCCTGCTCAGAGAGCAGGATATAATGAGGGGCAAAATGTCATCAGGAATTCTCCTACCAGTAGACACACACCTTCCAATTCCCCTAGCACTAGAAGCATACCTTTTG AGCATGCAGACAACCTTGAAAGGCAAGTGTTGCAGCAACATAACAGTAGTCAGCAAGGCCCTTCAT GGACTGCACACAATAATACCCATGGGTCTTCATTAGGCTTCCCCTCTAGCAATAGAAGCTCACCTCCTG AATACGTGCGTCAACTCATGCGAATTTCGCAAACTATCCTGATGAGGCTAGAGCAGCTGGGACGACAGGTTGATGCCATGCAGCAGCACCTTTTCAACACAACAGTGAGGCTTCAAGATGAGACAAATGATGATGTGGTTTTGACACCGGTCAAGGATATTGACCAATTTCTAAGTCTTGAGGGGAGACTTGCTGCTGATGGCAACATTAAGCTAAAGCTT ATACAGCAGCTTGCTGGCCTTGGTGGCTCAACTTTTGGGgcagcagccaggaggatgctggAGCTTCTGCTAAGCCTTGAGGTTGCTGTGCAGTTCAGCTGGGCAGGCCAAAAAGGCAAAAGGAAGTTTGTGGATCTAGGTGTCACAGATGTCATTTGCA aggccgtgaggcgaaattttccggaaacaaaaaaaaatgacatcgagtgtgtgattaaagtgtggcttcggcatgctggggaaaagctccagaagcagcgcttaagaacttctcgcactcaccatgagg aatgtcttcaaagtgtcgcgttgtcaagcccatcggatgaagacctctga
- the LOC142783792 gene encoding uncharacterized protein LOC142783792 isoform X1 — protein sequence MPGQYVVVLFPEEDDTSGIILKSWLKGDGCLWPRQTKYVHSLLKAKATPGADWIEVPCTVVREFDTYAEARANLPRVENGSNLDGEAELGKGRRKKNKRSYESEDDEGAPSPPASMIRRRKHKRPRNLENRPLPTQPRSLEHEGYADKAGRQPLQQHRTTGQEGALLTRSNISEVPAFDSSSPAGIRPSQRAPSPRMASPEGQNVYRGSYSNNCRPLDNLEGPPFQQHYSSQQGASWTAPNNCHEPGLGFPSTSSMPAQRAGYNEGQNVIRNSPTSRHTPSNSPSTRSIPFEHADNLERQVLQQHNSSQQGPSWTAHNNTHGSSLGFPSSNRSSPPEYVRQLMRISQTILMRLEQLGRQVDAMQQHLFNTTVRLQDETNDDVVLTPVKDIDQFLSLEGRLAADGNIKLKLIQQLAGLGGSTFGAAARRMLELLLSLEVAVQFSWAGQKGKRKFVDLGVTDVICKAVRRNFPETKKNDIECVIKVWLRHAGEKLQKQRLRTSRTHHEECLQSVALSSPSDEDL from the exons atgccag GTCAATACGTTGTCGTTCTCTTCCCAGAAGAGGATGATACATCTGGGATCATCCTCAAAAGTTGGCTGAAAGGCGACGGCTGCCTGTGGCCTCGACAAACTAAATATGTACATAgtttgttgaaggcgaaagcgaCTCCAGGGGCTGACTGGATAGAAGTGCCTTGCACTGTTGTCCGAGAATTTG ATACATATGCCGAAGCACGGGCAAATCTGCCAAGGGTAGAAAATGGATCCAACTTGGACGGCGAGGCAGAACTTGGgaaaggcagaagaaaaaaaaataagagatccTATGAGTCTGAAGATGATGAAGGGGCACCATCACCTCCAGCTTCAATGATAAGAC GGAGAAAACACAAGCGACCAAGAAATTTAGAGAATCGGCCACTGCCCACCCAGCCACGGTCATTGGAACATGAAG GGTATGCAGACAAGGCAGGGCGGCAACCACTGCAGCAGCATCGCACCACAGGCCAGGAAGGGGCTTTAT TGACTAGATCCAATATCAGTGAAGTGCCTGCGTTCGACTCCAGTTCACCAGCAGGCATTAGGCCATCACAAAGAGCCCCTTCACCGAGAATGGCATCACCTGAGGGTCAAAATGTTTACAGAGGTTCATACAGCAACAACTGCAGACCTCTGG ACAATCTTGAAGGGCCACCATTTCAGCAGCATTACAGCAGTCAGCAAGGGGCTTCAT GGACTGCACCCAATAATTGCCACGAGCCTGGCTTAGGCTTTCCCTCAACATCATCTATGCCTGCTCAGAGAGCAGGATATAATGAGGGGCAAAATGTCATCAGGAATTCTCCTACCAGTAGACACACACCTTCCAATTCCCCTAGCACTAGAAGCATACCTTTTG AGCATGCAGACAACCTTGAAAGGCAAGTGTTGCAGCAACATAACAGTAGTCAGCAAGGCCCTTCAT GGACTGCACACAATAATACCCATGGGTCTTCATTAGGCTTCCCCTCTAGCAATAGAAGCTCACCTCCTG AATACGTGCGTCAACTCATGCGAATTTCGCAAACTATCCTGATGAGGCTAGAGCAGCTGGGACGACAGGTTGATGCCATGCAGCAGCACCTTTTCAACACAACAGTGAGGCTTCAAGATGAGACAAATGATGATGTGGTTTTGACACCGGTCAAGGATATTGACCAATTTCTAAGTCTTGAGGGGAGACTTGCTGCTGATGGCAACATTAAGCTAAAGCTT ATACAGCAGCTTGCTGGCCTTGGTGGCTCAACTTTTGGGgcagcagccaggaggatgctggAGCTTCTGCTAAGCCTTGAGGTTGCTGTGCAGTTCAGCTGGGCAGGCCAAAAAGGCAAAAGGAAGTTTGTGGATCTAGGTGTCACAGATGTCATTTGCA aggccgtgaggcgaaattttccggaaacaaaaaaaaatgacatcgagtgtgtgattaaagtgtggcttcggcatgctggggaaaagctccagaagcagcgcttaagaacttctcgcactcaccatgagg aatgtcttcaaagtgtcgcgttgtcaagcccatcggatgaagacctctga